One window from the genome of Streptococcus salivarius encodes:
- a CDS encoding C69 family dipeptidase has translation MACTTILVGKKASYDGSTMIARTEDSQSGVFTPKEFLVVTPEDQPRHYQSVLSKFSIDLPDNPLRYTSVPDALGKDGIWGEAGINSANVAMSATETITTNARVLGADPLVKDGFGEEDMLTLVLPYIKTAREGVIRLGQLLETYGTYESNGIAFSDTEEIWWLETIGGHHWIARRVPDDAYVTNPNQLGIDHYEFENPDDYLASPDIRDFINKHHLDLTYSNEHFNPRYAFGSQRDKDRHYNTPRAWAMQKFLNPEKDYDPKSFFIPWCQKPYRKITVEDVKYVLSLHYQDTPYDPYGPQGDAVSQRQFRPIGINRTSQTALLQMRPNKPSETTGIQWLAYGSMPFGTMVPFWTQVGTTPAYFRQTTDKVDTGNFYWSNRLIAAICDPHFQQHEADLDAYVETTMALGHAMINHVDTALANGESIDFEAENQKISDKIQSETDKLLAKVLDDASNLMTNRFSMSD, from the coding sequence ATGGCTTGTACAACGATTTTAGTAGGTAAGAAAGCCTCATATGACGGCTCTACCATGATTGCACGTACTGAGGATTCTCAATCTGGCGTTTTTACGCCCAAAGAATTTCTCGTCGTGACCCCTGAAGACCAACCGCGTCATTATCAGTCTGTGCTTAGCAAGTTTTCAATTGATTTGCCAGATAATCCTCTACGTTATACTTCTGTTCCAGATGCACTTGGTAAAGACGGTATCTGGGGTGAAGCTGGTATTAACTCAGCTAATGTTGCCATGAGTGCAACAGAAACAATCACCACCAATGCGCGTGTACTCGGTGCAGACCCTCTTGTTAAAGATGGTTTTGGAGAAGAGGATATGTTAACATTGGTCTTGCCATATATCAAGACGGCGCGTGAAGGTGTCATTCGTTTGGGGCAACTTCTTGAAACTTACGGAACTTACGAATCTAATGGTATTGCTTTCTCAGATACTGAAGAAATTTGGTGGCTAGAGACCATTGGTGGTCACCATTGGATTGCAAGACGTGTTCCAGATGATGCCTATGTCACTAACCCAAACCAACTTGGCATCGATCATTATGAGTTTGAAAATCCAGACGACTATTTAGCCTCACCAGACATTCGAGATTTTATTAATAAACATCACTTGGATCTGACTTATTCTAATGAACACTTTAATCCACGTTATGCTTTTGGTAGCCAACGAGATAAGGATCGTCATTATAATACACCACGTGCCTGGGCAATGCAGAAATTCTTGAACCCAGAAAAAGATTATGATCCAAAATCATTCTTTATTCCATGGTGTCAAAAACCATACCGCAAAATTACAGTTGAAGATGTTAAATATGTCTTGAGTCTTCATTACCAAGATACACCTTACGATCCTTATGGACCTCAAGGAGATGCGGTGAGTCAACGCCAATTCCGTCCAATCGGTATCAACCGTACTAGTCAAACAGCTCTCTTGCAAATGCGTCCTAACAAACCATCAGAAACGACAGGAATTCAGTGGTTAGCCTATGGATCAATGCCATTTGGTACAATGGTGCCATTCTGGACTCAAGTCGGAACAACACCTGCTTATTTCCGTCAAACAACTGATAAAGTGGATACAGGTAATTTCTACTGGAGTAATCGCTTGATTGCCGCTATCTGTGATCCTCATTTCCAACAGCATGAAGCTGATTTGGATGCTTATGTAGAAACAACTATGGCTCTTGGCCATGCTATGATTAATCATGTAGATACTGCTTTAGCAAATGGTGAGAGTATTGATTTTGAAGCTGAAAATCAAAAGATTAGTGATAAGATTCAGTCAGAAACAGATAAACTATTGGCAAAAGTCTTAGATGATGCAAGTAATTTGATGACCAATCGTTTTTCTATGAGTGATTAA
- the whiA gene encoding DNA-binding protein WhiA, which yields MSFTIKVKEEIIAASSKDKAELSALIKMSGSVGLTNQGLTLSISTENAKIARHIYQLMESRYQSNPELRHHNKTNLKKNRVYTVFVADHVNDILSDLQLADSFFGFETGIETSVMEDDEAGRSYLRGAFLATGTVRDPEKGRYQLEIFSVYQDHAEDLASLMKKFMLDAKVLSHKNGFVTYLQKAEDIMDFLLVIGAMNSKDTFEEVKIMRETRNDLNRANNAETANIARTISASMKTINNIIKIMDTVGLEILPVELRQIAQLRIANPDYSIQQIADSIEPPLTKSGVNHRLRKINKIADDL from the coding sequence ATGAGTTTCACAATTAAGGTTAAAGAAGAGATAATTGCAGCTTCAAGCAAAGACAAGGCTGAATTGTCGGCATTGATTAAGATGTCTGGTTCTGTTGGATTGACCAACCAAGGATTGACTCTTTCCATCTCAACAGAAAATGCAAAGATTGCGAGACATATCTACCAATTAATGGAAAGTCGTTATCAGAGTAATCCTGAATTGAGACATCACAACAAGACTAATCTCAAGAAAAATCGTGTTTACACGGTTTTTGTAGCTGACCATGTCAATGATATTTTGTCCGATTTACAATTGGCGGATTCTTTCTTTGGCTTTGAAACAGGCATTGAAACATCAGTAATGGAAGATGACGAAGCTGGAAGATCCTATTTACGAGGTGCTTTTTTGGCGACTGGAACAGTTCGTGATCCTGAAAAAGGCCGTTATCAATTAGAGATTTTTTCCGTTTACCAAGACCACGCAGAGGACTTGGCTTCTCTCATGAAAAAATTTATGCTCGATGCCAAGGTTCTGAGTCATAAAAATGGTTTTGTGACCTATCTTCAAAAAGCTGAGGATATTATGGATTTCCTCCTTGTTATTGGTGCAATGAACTCTAAGGATACCTTCGAAGAGGTCAAAATTATGCGAGAGACCAGAAATGATCTGAATCGTGCCAATAATGCGGAAACAGCTAATATTGCTAGAACGATTAGTGCTAGTATGAAAACAATTAATAATATTATCAAGATTATGGATACGGTTGGCTTGGAGATTTTACCTGTGGAGCTGCGCCAAATTGCCCAACTCCGTATTGCCAATCCAGATTATTCTATCCAGCAAATCGCAGATAGTATAGAACCTCCTCTGACCAAGAGTGGTGTCAATCATCGTCTCAGAAAAATCAATAAAATTGCGGACGATTTGTAA
- a CDS encoding glycoside hydrolase family 73 protein, translating into MYRHLKKYMIFIVGAFVCSLFLVLAFTTDRKNDNSVNAKAEAAYNQTTTAFIDSIGETARQIGQDYNIYASVLIAQAILESNSGQSGLSQAPYYNFFGIKGSYNGNSVTMRTWEDDGTGKTYEIDEPFRSYGSLSDSLADYAALMTSSTYAGTWKSNTSSYADATQALTGTYATDSLYASKLNSIIAYYGLTAYDQAPVTQATGSTSGLVWNSYRGSYTDADTLSIDEAWASYKNYK; encoded by the coding sequence ATGTATCGTCATTTAAAGAAGTATATGATTTTTATCGTGGGAGCTTTTGTTTGTTCGCTCTTTTTGGTTCTAGCTTTTACAACTGATAGAAAAAATGATAACAGTGTTAATGCTAAAGCTGAAGCTGCCTACAATCAAACTACGACGGCTTTTATTGATAGTATCGGAGAGACTGCGAGACAGATTGGTCAAGATTACAATATCTATGCTTCTGTTCTAATTGCTCAAGCTATTTTGGAATCAAATTCAGGTCAGTCAGGTCTGAGTCAAGCTCCTTATTACAACTTCTTTGGGATTAAGGGCTCTTATAATGGAAACTCCGTTACTATGCGTACTTGGGAAGACGATGGTACAGGGAAGACTTATGAGATTGATGAACCTTTCCGTTCTTATGGAAGTCTGAGTGATTCCCTAGCAGATTATGCTGCTTTGATGACGTCATCTACTTATGCAGGTACTTGGAAATCAAATACAAGTAGTTATGCAGATGCCACTCAGGCACTGACAGGGACTTATGCTACAGATAGTCTTTACGCTTCTAAATTAAATAGCATTATTGCATACTATGGTTTGACTGCCTACGATCAAGCTCCAGTTACCCAAGCAACTGGTTCAACAAGTGGCCTTGTTTGGAACAGCTATAGAGGCTCATACACAGATGCTGATACCTTATCTATAGATGAAGCTTGGGCAAGCTATAAAAATTATAAATAA
- the glmS gene encoding glutamine--fructose-6-phosphate transaminase (isomerizing) yields the protein MCGIVGVVGNTNATDILIQGLEKLEYRGYDSAGIFVAGDASSQLVKAVGRIAELAAKTEGVEGTAGIGHTRWATHGKPTEDNAHPHRSETERFVLVHNGVIENYLEIKEEYLSGHHFKGQTDTEIAVHLIGKFVEEDGLSTLEAFKKALHIIRGSYAFALMDSEDASTIYVAKNKSPLLIGLGDGYNMVCSDAMAMIRETNQYMEIHDQELVIVKADSVEVQDYDGNVKERDSYTAELDLSDIGKGTYPYYMLKEIDEQPTVMRKLIQAYTDDKGQVTVDDDIIKAVQEADRIYILAAGTSYHAGFASKKMLEELTDTPVELGISSEWGYGMPLLSKKPLFVFISQSGETADSRQVLVKANELGIPSLTVTNVPGSTLSREADHTMLLHAGPEIAVASTKAYTAQIAALAFLAKAVGEANGNEKAKAFDLVHELSLVAQSIESTLSEKEVIDEKVAALLAETRNAFYIGRGQDYYVAMEASLKLKEISYIQCEGFAAGELKHGTIALIEDGTPVIALLSDAVLASHTRGNIQEVAARGAKVLTIAEENVAKEGDDIVLNNVHPYLSPISMVVPTQLIAYFATLHRGLDVDKPRNLAKSVTVE from the coding sequence ATGTGTGGAATTGTTGGTGTTGTAGGTAACACAAATGCAACTGATATCTTGATTCAAGGACTTGAAAAGCTAGAATACCGTGGTTATGATTCGGCTGGTATCTTTGTAGCTGGTGATGCATCTAGTCAATTGGTTAAGGCTGTTGGCCGTATTGCGGAACTTGCTGCTAAAACTGAAGGAGTAGAAGGGACAGCAGGTATCGGACATACTCGTTGGGCAACTCACGGTAAACCAACAGAGGATAATGCTCACCCACACCGCTCAGAAACAGAACGTTTTGTTTTGGTTCACAATGGTGTTATTGAAAACTATCTTGAAATTAAGGAAGAATACCTTTCTGGTCACCATTTCAAAGGCCAAACTGATACTGAAATTGCAGTTCACTTGATTGGAAAATTTGTTGAAGAAGATGGTTTGTCAACTCTTGAAGCATTCAAGAAAGCTCTTCACATTATCCGTGGATCATATGCCTTCGCTCTCATGGATTCTGAAGATGCCTCAACAATTTACGTGGCAAAAAACAAATCACCACTTTTGATTGGTCTTGGTGATGGCTATAACATGGTCTGCTCAGATGCCATGGCTATGATTCGCGAAACTAATCAATACATGGAAATTCACGATCAAGAGTTAGTTATCGTGAAAGCTGATAGTGTTGAAGTTCAAGATTATGATGGCAATGTAAAAGAACGTGATAGCTATACAGCTGAACTTGACCTATCTGATATTGGTAAAGGTACTTACCCTTACTACATGCTCAAAGAAATCGATGAGCAACCAACAGTGATGCGTAAGCTTATCCAAGCCTACACAGATGACAAGGGACAAGTGACTGTAGATGATGATATTATCAAGGCTGTTCAAGAGGCTGATCGTATCTATATCCTTGCGGCAGGAACATCATATCATGCTGGTTTTGCTTCTAAGAAGATGCTCGAAGAGTTGACAGATACACCAGTTGAGCTTGGTATTTCTTCTGAGTGGGGTTATGGTATGCCACTCCTTAGCAAGAAACCTCTCTTTGTCTTTATTAGTCAATCAGGTGAAACAGCAGATAGCCGTCAGGTTCTTGTTAAAGCTAACGAGTTGGGTATTCCAAGTTTGACAGTGACAAACGTTCCGGGATCTACTCTTTCTCGTGAAGCTGACCACACGATGCTTCTTCATGCTGGCCCAGAAATTGCCGTAGCTTCTACTAAAGCTTACACTGCTCAGATCGCAGCTCTTGCCTTCTTGGCTAAAGCAGTCGGTGAAGCTAATGGCAATGAAAAAGCTAAAGCTTTCGACTTGGTACATGAATTGTCACTTGTAGCACAATCTATCGAATCAACACTCTCTGAAAAAGAAGTCATTGACGAGAAAGTGGCAGCTCTTCTTGCAGAAACACGTAATGCTTTCTATATTGGTCGTGGTCAAGATTACTACGTTGCTATGGAAGCTAGTCTTAAATTGAAAGAAATCTCATATATCCAATGTGAAGGTTTTGCAGCAGGTGAGTTGAAACACGGAACTATTGCTTTGATCGAAGATGGTACGCCTGTTATTGCGCTCTTGTCTGACGCTGTTCTTGCTAGCCACACTCGTGGTAATATTCAAGAGGTGGCAGCACGTGGTGCTAAAGTGTTGACTA
- a CDS encoding LysR family transcriptional regulator, protein MRIQQLHYIIKIVETGSMNEAAKQLFITQPSLSNAVRDLEREMGIDIFIRNPKGITLTKDGVEFLSYARQVVEQTNLLEERYKSHTETRELFSVSSQHYAFVVNAFVSLLKRADMTRYELFLRETRTYEIIEDVKNFRSEIGVLFLNSYNRDVLTKMFDDNRLTYTSLFKARPHIFVSKSNPLAKHEVVSLEDLEEFPYLSYDQGIHNSFYYSEEILSQIPHKKSIVVSDRATLFNLLIGLDGYTIATGILNSNLNGDNIVSIPLDIDDEIDIVYLKHEKATLSKMGEKFLDNLVKEVTFDN, encoded by the coding sequence ATGCGAATTCAACAATTACATTATATTATCAAAATCGTCGAAACCGGCTCAATGAATGAAGCTGCAAAACAACTTTTCATTACGCAACCAAGTCTTTCAAATGCTGTTCGTGACTTGGAAAGAGAAATGGGAATTGATATCTTTATCCGTAACCCCAAGGGAATCACTTTAACCAAGGATGGAGTTGAATTTCTCTCTTATGCCCGTCAGGTAGTGGAACAAACGAATCTCTTGGAAGAACGCTACAAGAGTCACACAGAAACACGTGAATTGTTTAGTGTTTCCTCTCAACACTACGCTTTTGTTGTCAATGCCTTCGTCTCACTTCTCAAGAGAGCTGACATGACACGTTACGAGCTCTTCTTACGCGAAACACGTACTTATGAAATCATTGAGGACGTTAAGAACTTCCGTTCAGAGATCGGAGTTCTCTTCCTTAACAGCTATAATCGAGATGTCTTGACTAAGATGTTTGATGACAACCGCCTCACATATACCAGTCTCTTCAAAGCTAGACCCCATATCTTTGTCAGCAAGTCAAACCCATTGGCTAAGCATGAAGTTGTCTCTTTGGAAGATTTAGAAGAATTTCCATACCTTAGCTATGATCAGGGGATTCATAATTCCTTCTACTATTCTGAAGAGATTCTCTCTCAGATTCCCCATAAAAAGTCTATCGTGGTTTCAGACCGAGCGACACTCTTCAACCTATTAATCGGTTTGGATGGTTACACCATTGCTACAGGTATTTTAAATAGTAATTTGAATGGTGATAACATTGTCTCTATCCCACTTGATATTGATGATGAAATTGATATTGTTTACTTGAAGCATGAAAAGGCAACCCTCTCTAAAATGGGGGAAAAATTCCTTGATAACCTCGTTAAAGAAGTCACTTTTGACAACTAA
- a CDS encoding YeiH family protein: MKIKEFLPGLSIAILISLLAWFLGNLFPIIGGPVLGLFIGLLLGIILRDSQKLKAGMQFTSKKVLQYAVILLGFGLNLSQVFKVGVTSLPIILVTITTALLTAYVVHRVFKLDSEIATLVGVGSSICGGSAIAATAPVIKAKDESIATAISVIFFFNILAALIFPHLGSWLGLSNQGFAIFAGTAVNDTSSVTATASSWDSLHGTSILEQATIVKLTRTLAIIPITLGLSVWQSRKDNTKEAFSLSKAVPNFILWFLLASLITTVAMSLGVTPAVFSPLKDLSKFMIIMAMTAIGFQTNLKKLITKGGSALLVGGVCWLLISLASLLMQKILGLW; encoded by the coding sequence ATGAAAATAAAAGAATTCTTACCCGGACTAAGTATTGCAATACTTATATCTCTCCTAGCATGGTTCCTTGGAAACTTATTTCCTATTATTGGTGGGCCAGTCCTTGGTTTATTTATAGGACTTCTGCTAGGAATTATTCTAAGAGATTCTCAGAAACTTAAAGCAGGAATGCAATTCACATCTAAAAAAGTATTACAATACGCTGTTATTCTTCTTGGATTTGGACTAAATCTTTCTCAAGTCTTTAAGGTTGGCGTAACGTCACTTCCCATTATTCTAGTGACTATTACTACGGCACTGCTTACTGCTTATGTCGTCCATCGTGTGTTCAAGCTAGATAGTGAAATTGCTACTTTAGTAGGTGTTGGTTCTTCTATTTGTGGGGGATCTGCTATTGCTGCAACTGCTCCTGTAATCAAGGCTAAAGATGAATCTATTGCAACAGCAATCTCGGTAATTTTCTTTTTTAACATCTTAGCGGCTTTAATCTTTCCTCACTTGGGATCTTGGTTGGGACTTAGTAATCAAGGCTTTGCCATATTTGCTGGAACAGCTGTCAACGATACTTCTTCTGTAACTGCTACAGCTAGTTCTTGGGATAGCTTACATGGAACATCTATCCTAGAGCAAGCAACAATTGTTAAATTGACTCGAACACTTGCTATCATCCCTATAACTCTTGGTCTATCTGTATGGCAGTCACGAAAGGATAATACAAAGGAAGCATTCTCGCTAAGCAAAGCAGTGCCTAACTTTATCCTTTGGTTCCTTTTGGCCTCACTGATTACAACTGTTGCAATGTCACTCGGTGTAACACCTGCCGTCTTTTCACCATTAAAAGACCTTTCAAAATTTATGATTATTATGGCAATGACAGCTATCGGTTTCCAAACAAATCTCAAAAAACTAATCACTAAAGGAGGCTCAGCACTTCTAGTGGGAGGAGTCTGTTGGTTATTAATTAGTCTTGCTTCTCTTCTCATGCAAAAGATATTAGGACTTTGGTAA
- a CDS encoding PrsW family glutamic-type intramembrane protease: protein MFRKLILYLFLLLSAIGLTYDTQSYTSGALSGSAYGIIGLSTLIALCYIVPGIFLILYLGKRWQVKPLVLIFALIGGVFITGWIAGYANTISHDWVTAHLSSKSFFYRFEDALMAPLVEEPLKLAAFLFAIYMVPTKSYKGLLLVAITAGLGFQISEDFSYILSDLPDGFSYTISGILGRTIGAVSSHWLYTSFLAMGLVLIWRSRQKLINSKYSLIGILYACGAFAAHFAWNSPLRNLESDLPWASGLLISLNLFFFITLYQLLSKLDKENK from the coding sequence ATGTTTCGAAAATTAATCCTATATCTTTTTTTATTGCTTTCAGCCATAGGCCTGACTTATGATACGCAATCATACACTTCAGGCGCTTTGTCTGGTTCGGCATACGGTATTATTGGACTATCAACACTGATTGCCTTATGTTATATCGTACCAGGAATATTTCTGATTCTGTACTTAGGCAAGAGATGGCAGGTGAAACCACTTGTTCTCATATTTGCTCTAATTGGTGGAGTCTTTATCACAGGATGGATAGCTGGTTATGCCAATACCATTTCTCACGACTGGGTGACTGCTCATCTTTCTTCAAAGAGTTTCTTCTACCGCTTTGAGGATGCTCTTATGGCTCCCCTAGTTGAGGAACCCCTAAAACTAGCAGCTTTTCTCTTTGCTATCTATATGGTGCCAACGAAAAGTTACAAGGGGCTCTTGCTTGTCGCTATTACGGCGGGTCTGGGCTTCCAGATTAGTGAAGACTTCTCCTATATTCTTTCAGATTTGCCTGATGGTTTTTCTTATACGATTTCAGGTATTCTTGGTCGAACTATTGGTGCTGTATCGTCTCACTGGCTTTACACATCCTTCCTTGCTATGGGGCTAGTCCTTATATGGCGTTCCCGTCAAAAACTCATTAATTCTAAATACAGTCTTATTGGTATACTTTATGCTTGTGGTGCTTTTGCTGCACACTTTGCTTGGAATTCACCTCTTCGAAATTTAGAAAGCGATTTGCCATGGGCATCAGGCCTTCTCATTTCACTCAATCTTTTCTTCTTTATTACGCTTTATCAGCTCCTATCGAAACTGGATAAAGAAAACAAGTAA
- a CDS encoding zinc ABC transporter substrate-binding protein AdcA, protein MKKKRIFGLAGLAAVVLAAGAGIYYTTSHHGSKGNGDLKVVTSFYPVYEFTKQVVGDEGEVSYLIPAGSEAHDFQPSTKNVADIEKADTFVYLNENMETWVPKVEKSINTKNTKVIKASQGMVLLPGTEEEDHDHGGEEHHHEYDPHVWLSPKRSQKLVETIRDGLIAQHPDKKAVFTTNAEKYLKKLKTLDKEYTEAFSQAKQKSFVTQHAAFAYLALDYGLTQVPILGVSAESDPSAKRIASLSKYVKEYDINYIYFEENASSSVAKTLANEVGVKTAVLNPIESLTKEQLKKGEDYISVMTENLKNLRLTTDVEGKAIQPETGSDDKKTVQNGYFDDKDVKDRELSDWSGEWQSVYPYLQDGTLDQVFEYKSLLNKDKTAQEYKEYYTKGYQTDVSKIAIDGKKMTMTFIKNDGSSVTHTYRYDGYKILTYASGKKGVRYLFTATDSQAADNPYQYVQFSDHQIDPTTSAHFHIFFGNSSQDEILKEMDNWPTYYPGKLSGFEIAQEMVSH, encoded by the coding sequence ATGAAAAAGAAACGCATTTTTGGCCTAGCAGGATTAGCAGCAGTTGTTTTAGCTGCTGGTGCAGGTATTTATTATACGACTAGTCACCACGGTTCAAAAGGAAATGGTGATTTGAAAGTTGTGACGAGCTTTTACCCTGTTTATGAATTTACCAAGCAGGTTGTAGGAGATGAGGGAGAGGTGTCTTATCTCATTCCTGCTGGAAGTGAAGCCCACGATTTCCAACCATCTACTAAGAATGTCGCTGACATTGAAAAAGCAGACACTTTTGTCTACCTAAATGAAAATATGGAAACCTGGGTTCCAAAAGTTGAAAAGTCTATCAACACAAAAAATACAAAAGTCATTAAGGCAAGTCAAGGCATGGTTCTTTTACCTGGAACAGAGGAAGAAGATCATGATCATGGTGGAGAAGAACATCACCACGAATATGATCCCCATGTTTGGCTCTCACCTAAACGTTCTCAAAAATTAGTTGAAACTATTAGAGACGGTTTGATTGCTCAGCATCCAGATAAAAAAGCAGTCTTTACAACCAATGCCGAGAAATACCTTAAAAAATTAAAGACTTTGGATAAGGAGTATACTGAAGCCTTTAGTCAAGCAAAACAGAAAAGTTTTGTTACTCAGCACGCAGCTTTTGCCTACCTTGCCTTAGATTACGGTTTGACACAGGTACCAATTTTAGGTGTTTCAGCTGAGTCCGACCCTTCTGCAAAACGTATCGCTAGCCTTTCTAAGTATGTCAAAGAATATGATATTAACTATATCTATTTTGAGGAAAATGCTTCAAGTAGTGTTGCTAAAACCTTAGCTAACGAAGTAGGAGTTAAGACAGCAGTTTTAAATCCAATTGAATCACTAACTAAGGAACAGTTGAAAAAAGGTGAAGACTATATCAGTGTTATGACTGAGAACCTAAAAAATCTTCGTTTAACAACGGACGTTGAAGGTAAAGCTATCCAACCTGAAACGGGAAGTGATGACAAGAAAACGGTTCAAAATGGTTACTTCGATGACAAAGATGTTAAAGATAGAGAACTTTCGGATTGGTCTGGTGAGTGGCAATCGGTTTATCCTTATCTTCAAGATGGTACTTTAGATCAAGTATTTGAATACAAATCTCTATTAAATAAAGATAAAACTGCACAAGAGTACAAAGAATACTACACTAAGGGCTATCAAACAGATGTTTCTAAAATTGCCATTGATGGTAAAAAGATGACCATGACTTTCATAAAGAATGATGGAAGTAGTGTGACACACACTTATCGTTATGATGGTTATAAGATTCTAACCTATGCTTCTGGTAAAAAAGGTGTTCGTTATCTCTTTACAGCAACTGATAGTCAAGCAGCAGATAACCCTTACCAGTATGTCCAATTTTCAGATCATCAAATAGATCCAACAACTTCAGCACATTTCCATATTTTCTTTGGAAATAGTAGCCAAGATGAGATTCTAAAAGAAATGGATAATTGGCCAACTTACTATCCTGGAAAACTTAGTGGCTTTGAAATTGCACAAGAAATGGTTAGCCATTAA
- a CDS encoding YvcK family protein: MKKPRITVIGGGTGIPVILRSLRHKDVDITAVVTVADDGGSSGDLRDIMQLTPPGDLRNVLVAMSDMPKLYERVFQYRFDKTDGALAGHPLGNLIIAGISEMQGSTYNAMQLLTKFFHVTGKIYPASETALTLHAVFQDGHEVAGESSIAQYDGMIERVYVTNTYNDEESKASRKVVDAIMNSDMIVLGPGSLYTSILPNLVIPEIRQALIETKADVTYICNIMTQYGETEQFSDADHVAVLNRHLGSDVIDNVLVNIKKVPKEYMASNKFDEYLVQVEHDFEGLRREAKTVVSSNFLRLENGGAFHHGDLVVDELMHLVRNKS; the protein is encoded by the coding sequence ATGAAAAAACCAAGAATTACAGTAATAGGTGGGGGAACTGGTATTCCAGTCATTCTTCGTAGTTTACGTCATAAGGATGTTGATATCACTGCTGTGGTAACTGTAGCTGATGATGGCGGTTCTTCAGGAGATTTGCGTGATATCATGCAACTGACACCTCCAGGGGATTTGCGTAATGTTTTGGTAGCTATGAGTGATATGCCTAAACTTTATGAAAGAGTTTTCCAATATCGTTTTGATAAAACCGATGGTGCTTTGGCCGGTCATCCACTCGGAAATCTAATCATCGCTGGAATTTCAGAAATGCAGGGATCTACCTATAATGCCATGCAGCTTCTGACGAAGTTTTTCCACGTCACAGGTAAGATTTATCCTGCCAGTGAGACTGCTTTGACGCTTCATGCCGTTTTTCAAGATGGTCATGAAGTAGCAGGTGAGAGTAGTATTGCTCAGTACGATGGCATGATTGAGCGCGTTTATGTGACCAATACCTATAATGATGAAGAGTCTAAGGCTAGTCGTAAGGTTGTTGATGCTATTATGAATAGTGATATGATTGTTTTAGGTCCTGGGTCTCTCTATACATCGATTTTGCCCAACCTGGTGATACCAGAGATTCGTCAGGCTCTTATTGAGACCAAGGCTGATGTCACATACATTTGTAATATTATGACGCAGTACGGAGAAACTGAGCAATTCTCAGATGCCGACCATGTGGCTGTTCTTAATCGTCATCTTGGCTCCGATGTGATTGACAATGTCTTAGTTAATATCAAGAAAGTGCCTAAGGAATACATGGCAAGTAATAAATTTGATGAATACCTTGTTCAGGTTGAGCATGATTTTGAGGGCTTACGTCGTGAAGCAAAAACAGTTGTGTCTTCTAATTTTTTGCGACTTGAAAATGGTGGTGCCTTCCACCATGGTGACTTGGTAGTGGATGAGCTCATGCATCTAGTGAGGAATAAGTCATGA